The proteins below come from a single Tissierella sp. MB52-C2 genomic window:
- a CDS encoding DUF6512 family protein, protein MLKHSSFKKWEVVGFFWIVILGSLLHFTFELSGGSKLVALFSPVNESVWEHLKLGYFSLTFFMIIKYFFIKNKVDNFFIANFMGIISMSIFIIVVFYSYEAITGSHNLIVDIGSFVLGALLCQIISYNIMTKNIRVSDSFGLIMFILMGLSFMFFTFYPLHIPLFMDSRGFYGIK, encoded by the coding sequence ATGTTAAAACATTCATCTTTTAAAAAGTGGGAAGTTGTTGGTTTTTTCTGGATTGTCATATTGGGCTCACTGCTACATTTTACTTTTGAATTATCTGGAGGGTCTAAATTAGTTGCTTTATTTAGTCCAGTAAATGAGAGCGTGTGGGAACATTTAAAACTGGGATACTTTTCATTAACATTTTTCATGATAATAAAGTATTTTTTTATAAAGAATAAGGTGGATAATTTCTTTATAGCCAATTTTATGGGAATAATATCTATGTCTATTTTCATTATAGTTGTATTTTATAGTTATGAAGCTATAACTGGCAGCCACAATCTAATAGTAGATATTGGCTCTTTTGTATTAGGTGCATTACTTTGTCAAATAATAAGCTATAACATTATGACAAAGAATATAAGAGTATCAGATAGTTTTGGATTAATAATGTTTATACTTATGGGTTTAAGCTTTATGTTTTTTACATTTTATCCATTGCATATACCATTATTTATGGACTCAAGAGGCTTTTATGGAATAAAATAA
- a CDS encoding DUF378 domain-containing protein, producing MDTLSLVLVIIGALNWGLIALFQFDLVATIFGGQDAVLSRIVYGLVGLAGLYCIKFLMERDKDRPVIKE from the coding sequence ATGGATACACTGAGCTTAGTTTTAGTAATAATAGGAGCATTAAACTGGGGATTAATTGCATTATTCCAATTTGATTTAGTTGCTACAATTTTCGGAGGACAAGATGCAGTTCTTAGTAGAATTGTATATGGACTGGTAGGATTAGCAGGGTTATATTGTATAAAATTCTTAATGGAAAGAGATAAAGATAGACCAGTAATAAAAGAATAA
- a CDS encoding DUF3795 domain-containing protein → MKNFQREDLMFSLCGLNCELCTMKLDNYCPGCGGGAGNQGCAIARCSLQHGDIEYCYLCNEYPCEEYRGIDEFDSFITHRNQLKDMKKAQKIDIEQYNSELIEKAEILKHLLANYNDGRRKSFFGIAVNLLDLHDLKNIIEQINSKTAYENLTLKEKASVAVTVFQTAAEPKNIVLKLNKKHAKK, encoded by the coding sequence ATGAAAAACTTTCAAAGAGAAGACCTAATGTTTTCGTTATGTGGTTTGAATTGCGAACTTTGCACTATGAAATTGGATAATTACTGCCCTGGTTGTGGTGGAGGTGCAGGTAATCAGGGTTGTGCTATTGCCAGGTGTAGTTTACAGCATGGAGACATTGAATACTGTTATCTATGCAATGAATATCCTTGTGAAGAATATAGGGGCATAGATGAATTTGATTCTTTTATTACCCATCGCAATCAGCTTAAAGATATGAAAAAAGCGCAGAAAATAGATATAGAACAGTACAATTCTGAATTAATAGAAAAAGCCGAGATACTAAAACATTTGCTCGCAAACTATAACGATGGACGTAGAAAAAGCTTTTTTGGTATAGCTGTAAACCTTTTAGATTTGCATGATTTAAAAAACATTATAGAACAGATCAATTCCAAGACTGCATATGAAAACTTAACTCTAAAAGAAAAAGCAAGTGTTGCAGTGACAGTTTTTCAAACTGCTGCAGAACCGAAAAATATTGTTTTAAAGCTTAATAAAAAGCATGCAAAGAAGTAA
- a CDS encoding molybdopterin cofactor-binding domain-containing protein, translated as MNWDKKYPRKIISNSKVRGVGMAIARQGSGIARVDMGSATINMCDDGSFTLLVGATDLGTGSDTILSQICAETIGVDFDKINIIASDTDITPYDGGAYASSTTYVTGNAVLKAASEMKRLIELEGAKVLGVEVDNVEFNGKEVKVEGYNEKISLEDLATKLIYTRKQLTAPDSYLAHKSPPPYMSEFAEVEVDLEIGKMITNNLMKYKIPTRKDIGRITVEFAESYEPTGPFGAKSIGEVVINSSSPAIQDAIFNATGVRVRSLPITPEKVLKGLKQLSKKK; from the coding sequence ATAAATTGGGATAAAAAATATCCACGTAAGATCATAAGTAATAGTAAAGTACGTGGAGTTGGAATGGCTATTGCTCGACAGGGATCAGGTATAGCAAGAGTTGATATGGGATCTGCTACTATAAACATGTGTGATGATGGATCGTTTACATTATTAGTAGGTGCTACAGATCTTGGGACTGGTAGTGACACTATATTGTCACAAATCTGTGCAGAAACTATCGGGGTAGATTTTGATAAGATCAATATCATTGCCTCAGACACGGATATAACTCCATATGATGGAGGTGCTTATGCATCTAGTACTACCTATGTAACTGGAAATGCAGTACTAAAAGCTGCTTCAGAAATGAAACGATTAATTGAGTTAGAGGGAGCTAAAGTTCTGGGAGTAGAAGTAGATAATGTGGAATTTAATGGTAAAGAAGTCAAAGTGGAGGGTTATAATGAAAAAATTAGTTTAGAAGACTTAGCCACTAAACTGATATATACCAGAAAACAATTAACAGCTCCAGATTCCTATCTAGCTCATAAATCTCCACCTCCATATATGTCAGAATTTGCAGAGGTAGAAGTTGATTTAGAAATTGGGAAAATGATAACTAATAATCTTATGAAATATAAAATACCTACAAGAAAAGATATTGGACGAATTACAGTAGAATTTGCAGAAAGCTATGAGCCAACTGGACCATTTGGTGCCAAATCAATAGGTGAGGTTGTCATTAATAGTTCTTCTCCGGCAATTCAGGATGCAATATTTAATGCAACTGGTGTTAGAGTAAGATCTCTTCCCATAACTCCAGAAAAAGTTTTAAAAGGATTAAAACAATTAAGTAAGAAAAAATAG
- a CDS encoding TetR/AcrR family transcriptional regulator — MTTVVTLTKELVIIYSKFKNLKLEKQKQIIDAALKEFAQNGFEKASTNEIVKNANISKGALFNYFNSKKDLYIYLFNYSIEIIENLYEEIDLNERDIFKRIGNIGLQKLQIQKEFSYAFDFLASLQLEESMEVKTIIGEKVAIIYDKGIKKMYKHIDYSKFRDDIEIEKAIEILNWTMFGFGEKVIKKIDTFKDSTEFGEKTLEEWERYADILKNNFYK; from the coding sequence ATGACTACTGTGGTCACTTTAACAAAGGAGCTGGTTATTATTTATTCTAAATTTAAGAATTTAAAATTAGAAAAACAGAAACAAATTATTGATGCCGCATTAAAGGAATTTGCTCAAAATGGATTTGAAAAGGCATCAACAAATGAAATTGTAAAAAATGCAAATATCTCTAAGGGAGCATTATTTAATTATTTTAATAGTAAAAAAGATCTATATATATATTTATTTAACTACAGTATTGAGATTATTGAGAACTTATATGAGGAAATCGATTTAAATGAAAGAGATATATTTAAGAGGATTGGAAATATTGGATTACAGAAATTGCAAATTCAGAAGGAGTTTTCCTATGCTTTTGACTTTCTAGCCTCTTTACAACTGGAAGAATCAATGGAAGTAAAGACTATTATCGGAGAAAAGGTGGCTATTATTTATGATAAAGGAATAAAAAAAATGTATAAACATATTGATTATTCTAAGTTTCGTGATGATATAGAAATAGAAAAGGCAATTGAAATTTTGAACTGGACAATGTTTGGATTTGGAGAGAAAGTTATTAAAAAAATAGATACCTTTAAAGATAGCACCGAATTCGGGGAAAAAACTCTTGAGGAATGGGAGCGTTATGCTGATATATTGAAAAATAACTTTTATAAATAA
- a CDS encoding DUF4275 family protein, with the protein MKIASMLENKKIKVAEIPKWGTFLRKLWEDNFANHLTLEEKKDIYLWNNNDFCGYLWHLFSYEKKECLQGQEAEKAFNDEHKGSCYVFWQHTDYVLILENADVLNSNDLEGEYDIYVVDKEFNWTYVKTHETGLCGSYYGRKDTKI; encoded by the coding sequence ATGAAAATAGCAAGTATGCTTGAAAATAAAAAGATTAAAGTAGCTGAAATTCCAAAATGGGGAACTTTTCTACGAAAACTGTGGGAAGATAACTTTGCTAATCATTTAACTCTTGAAGAGAAAAAGGATATATATCTTTGGAACAATAATGATTTTTGTGGTTATTTATGGCACCTGTTTAGCTATGAGAAAAAAGAATGTCTACAAGGACAAGAAGCTGAAAAGGCCTTTAATGATGAGCATAAGGGTTCTTGTTATGTATTTTGGCAACACACAGATTATGTTTTAATTCTTGAGAATGCAGATGTACTGAATTCAAATGATTTAGAGGGAGAATATGATATCTATGTTGTGGATAAAGAATTTAATTGGACTTATGTAAAGACACATGAAACTGGGTTGTGCGGATCTTACTACGGTCGAAAAGATACAAAAATATAA
- a CDS encoding DHHW family protein → MNNKEEFNIIEKILCIIPILFILAMFILHLILPKKTFSIEEKRYLAQNPSIKLEEVLNGSYCTKIELYFSDQFSFRDFWVNIQDGSNQVLFKKWEIC, encoded by the coding sequence ATGAATAACAAAGAAGAATTTAATATTATAGAGAAGATCTTATGTATAATTCCAATTTTATTTATATTGGCTATGTTTATATTACATTTAATTTTGCCAAAGAAAACTTTTTCAATAGAAGAAAAGCGTTATTTAGCACAAAATCCCTCAATAAAGCTTGAAGAAGTATTAAATGGTAGTTATTGTACTAAAATTGAATTATACTTTTCAGATCAGTTTTCTTTTCGAGATTTTTGGGTTAATATTCAAGACGGTTCCAATCAAGTTTTATTTAAAAAGTGGGAAATATGTTAG